A single region of the Agromyces sp. Leaf222 genome encodes:
- a CDS encoding arylsulfatase — protein sequence MAKNEDIQRGALPIPDLAYTGTVTYDATDPDTHYPPIERLLPPEGAPNVLVVLIDDTGFGASSAFGGPVQTPNFERVAAAGLKYTRFHTTALCSPTRAALLAGRNHHTVGMGGITEIATSAPGYSSVRPNNCAPLPETLKLNGYNTAQFGKCHEVPVWEASAVGPFDHWPHPGGGFEYFYGFLGGETNQWYPAIYENTSPVEPWGTPEEGYHFMADMTDKAIDWTRQQKSLAPDKPFFTYFAPGATHAPHHVPKEWADKYKGKFDQGWDEVRKETFARQLELGVIPADAVLTERSPGIPSWDEMSDTIKPALARQMEVYAGFLAYADHYVGKLLDAYEELGILDDTLVYVIIGDNGASAEGSMHGTTNEGFTINHMNEIETEEYVAAHIDDIGTPNSYNHYAVGWAHAMDTPYQWTKQVASHWGGTRNGTIVSWPNGGVEQGGIRNQFSHVIDVAPTVLEAAGIPEPSTVNGVTQRPYEGTAMNYTFAEGRADADERHTTQYFEMLGNRAIFHKGWTAVAKHKDPWLASSHGLDDDVWELYNVEEDWTQANDLAAQEPEKLAHLQQLFLIQAARFNVLPMDIRSAERMNPEIAGRPELVVGTSQKFYPGMRRLSENTTINIKNKSFTVTAQAEVPDAGADGVILAQGGAYGGWSFYAVGGKLAFAYNLLGITTDIVRSDADVPAGAQELRAHFAYDGGGVAKGGTVTLFAGDDKLGEGRVERTIPYQFSFDETVDVGADLASPVSSDYAATGNEFTGTLSWVRIDLGDDDHSHLIDDEHKLAVAMLKQ from the coding sequence ATGGCGAAGAACGAGGACATCCAGCGGGGGGCACTGCCGATCCCCGATCTCGCGTACACGGGAACGGTCACGTACGACGCGACCGACCCCGACACGCACTACCCGCCGATCGAGCGGCTGCTGCCGCCCGAGGGGGCGCCGAACGTGCTCGTCGTGCTCATCGACGACACCGGCTTCGGGGCGTCGAGCGCCTTCGGCGGCCCGGTGCAGACGCCGAACTTCGAGCGCGTGGCCGCGGCGGGCCTCAAGTACACCCGCTTCCACACGACGGCGCTGTGCTCGCCGACCCGCGCGGCGCTCCTCGCCGGGCGCAACCACCACACCGTGGGCATGGGTGGCATCACCGAGATCGCCACGAGCGCGCCCGGCTACAGCTCGGTGCGACCGAACAACTGCGCACCGCTGCCCGAGACACTGAAGCTCAACGGCTACAACACCGCCCAGTTCGGCAAGTGCCACGAGGTCCCCGTCTGGGAGGCGAGCGCGGTCGGCCCGTTCGACCACTGGCCCCACCCCGGTGGCGGGTTCGAGTACTTCTACGGCTTCCTCGGCGGCGAGACGAACCAGTGGTACCCCGCCATCTACGAGAACACCTCGCCGGTCGAGCCGTGGGGCACGCCCGAGGAGGGCTACCACTTCATGGCCGACATGACCGACAAGGCCATCGACTGGACCCGTCAGCAGAAGTCGCTGGCTCCCGACAAGCCGTTCTTCACCTATTTCGCGCCCGGGGCGACGCACGCACCGCACCATGTGCCGAAGGAATGGGCCGACAAGTACAAGGGCAAGTTCGACCAGGGCTGGGACGAGGTGCGCAAGGAGACCTTCGCCCGCCAGCTCGAGCTCGGCGTCATCCCCGCCGATGCCGTGCTCACCGAGCGCAGCCCGGGCATCCCGTCGTGGGACGAGATGAGCGACACCATCAAGCCGGCGCTCGCGCGGCAGATGGAGGTGTACGCCGGCTTCCTCGCCTACGCCGACCACTACGTCGGCAAGTTGCTCGACGCCTACGAGGAGCTCGGCATCCTCGACGACACGCTCGTCTACGTCATCATCGGCGACAACGGCGCCTCCGCCGAGGGGTCCATGCACGGCACGACCAACGAGGGCTTCACGATCAACCACATGAACGAGATCGAGACCGAGGAGTACGTCGCCGCGCACATCGACGACATCGGCACGCCGAACTCGTACAACCACTACGCGGTGGGCTGGGCGCACGCCATGGACACCCCGTACCAGTGGACCAAGCAGGTCGCCTCGCACTGGGGCGGCACCCGCAACGGCACGATCGTCAGCTGGCCGAACGGCGGGGTGGAGCAGGGCGGCATCCGCAACCAGTTCAGCCACGTGATCGACGTGGCCCCGACGGTGCTCGAGGCCGCGGGCATCCCCGAGCCGTCGACGGTGAACGGCGTGACCCAGCGTCCGTACGAGGGCACGGCGATGAACTACACGTTCGCCGAGGGGCGGGCGGATGCCGACGAGCGGCACACGACGCAGTACTTCGAGATGCTCGGCAACCGCGCGATCTTCCACAAGGGCTGGACGGCCGTCGCCAAGCACAAGGATCCGTGGCTGGCCTCCAGCCACGGCCTCGACGACGACGTCTGGGAGCTCTACAACGTCGAGGAGGACTGGACCCAGGCCAACGACCTCGCCGCGCAGGAGCCCGAGAAGCTTGCGCACCTGCAGCAGCTGTTCCTCATCCAGGCTGCGCGATTCAACGTGCTGCCCATGGACATCCGCTCGGCCGAGCGCATGAACCCCGAGATCGCCGGGCGACCCGAGCTCGTCGTCGGCACGTCGCAGAAGTTCTACCCGGGCATGCGGCGGCTGAGCGAGAACACGACGATCAACATCAAGAACAAGTCGTTCACCGTGACGGCGCAGGCCGAGGTGCCCGACGCGGGCGCCGACGGCGTCATCCTCGCCCAGGGCGGCGCCTACGGCGGCTGGTCGTTCTACGCGGTCGGCGGCAAGCTCGCGTTCGCCTACAACCTGCTCGGCATCACCACCGACATCGTTCGATCCGATGCCGACGTGCCGGCGGGCGCCCAGGAGCTGCGCGCCCACTTCGCCTACGACGGCGGCGGCGTTGCGAAGGGCGGCACCGTCACGCTGTTCGCCGGCGACGACAAGCTCGGCGAGGGCCGCGTGGAGCGCACGATCCCGTACCAGTTCAGCTTCGACGAGACCGTCGACGTCGGTGCCGACCTCGCCTCGCCGGTGTCGAGCGACTACGCGGCCACCGGCAACGAGTTCACGGGAACGCTGAGCTGGGTGCGCATCGACCTCGGCGACGACGACCACTCGCACCTCATCGACGACGAGCACAAGCTCGCCGTCGCCATGCTGAAGCAGTAG
- a CDS encoding HAD family phosphatase, whose product MTDLDSWRDTDTRAAIIEFVERVSGDGPGAVPESERIAVFDNDGTLWTEKPMPTQLVYVVEQWRKQAEADPSLADRQPYKAAATGDLAWLGGAIDKHYEGDDSDLKVLIGALVGVTAGMSVDDYAASVADFYENAKHLTLGTPYADAVYRPMVELLRYLEAHGFTVYIVSGGERDFMRPMTQEYYGIPPEHVVGSALGLAYDEDSHEVRYAAGLDFFDDGPQKPVRIWSRIGRRPLIAGGNSNGDMQMLDFTRKGDGLALLVHHDDDTGRGDPPYDKGADAALAAADERGYTVVSVRDDWAGVFVDPAAG is encoded by the coding sequence ATGACCGACCTCGACTCGTGGCGCGACACCGACACCCGTGCGGCGATCATCGAGTTCGTCGAGCGCGTGAGCGGCGATGGGCCCGGGGCCGTGCCCGAGTCCGAGCGCATCGCCGTGTTCGACAACGACGGCACCCTCTGGACCGAGAAGCCCATGCCGACGCAACTGGTCTACGTCGTGGAGCAGTGGCGCAAGCAGGCCGAGGCCGATCCGTCGCTCGCCGACCGGCAGCCGTACAAGGCGGCCGCGACCGGCGACCTCGCCTGGCTCGGCGGCGCGATCGACAAGCACTACGAGGGCGACGACAGCGACCTCAAGGTGCTCATCGGCGCGCTCGTCGGCGTCACCGCCGGCATGAGCGTCGACGACTACGCGGCATCCGTCGCCGACTTCTACGAGAACGCGAAGCACCTCACACTCGGCACGCCGTACGCGGATGCCGTCTACCGTCCGATGGTCGAGCTGCTCCGCTACCTCGAGGCGCACGGGTTCACCGTGTACATCGTGTCGGGCGGCGAACGCGACTTCATGCGGCCCATGACGCAGGAGTACTACGGCATCCCGCCGGAGCACGTCGTCGGGTCGGCGCTCGGACTCGCCTACGACGAGGACTCGCACGAGGTGCGATACGCCGCCGGCCTCGACTTCTTCGACGACGGCCCCCAGAAGCCGGTCCGCATCTGGAGTCGCATCGGCCGGCGTCCGCTCATCGCGGGCGGCAACTCGAACGGCGACATGCAGATGCTCGACTTCACCCGCAAGGGAGACGGCCTGGCGCTGCTCGTGCACCACGACGACGACACCGGCCGGGGCGACCCGCCCTACGACAAGGGGGCGGATGCCGCGCTCGCCGCGGCCGATGAGCGCGGGTACACCGTGGTGAGCGTCAGGGACGACTGGGCTGGCGTGTTCGTGGATCCGGCAGCGGGGTGA